The Raphanus sativus cultivar WK10039 chromosome 6, ASM80110v3, whole genome shotgun sequence sequence ACACTTCTCTGAGACGTGTTAACCATCGGCAAGCTACTGCAAAAATGTTGGGAAGTATGATCAGCAATGGTTATAAAGGAGGAAAGATTGGGTTGAAGCCTAAACAGATCATAGACAAAGCTAGGGATGATCATGGTGTTGTGATTTCATATTCAAAGGCTTGGAGGTGTCAAGAGCATGCCCAAGATCTGGCTAGGGGTACTCCTGATGACAGTTTTGAAGCTTTGCCCAGCTGGTTTCACATGTTTAAAGAGAAGAATCCAGGTTCAGTGACTTTTATTGAAGTTGATTCTGTGGGGAAATTCAAATATGCATTTTTGTCGTTTGGTCCAACTATCAGAGGGTTTAAGCTGATGAGGAAGGTACTTTCTATTGATGGTGCACATCTGAAATCAAAGTATAAAGGAACTCTACTTGCTGCGACAGCACAAGATGGTAATTTTCACTTGTATCCTATAGCTTTTGCTATAGTTGATTCTGAGAATGAGGCCTCATGGAGTTGGTTTATGACGTGTATGAAAACCATCATTCCTGACGAGGAGGATCTGGTTTTTATCTCTGATCGTGCAGCCTCTATTGAAAAAGCTCTCTTACAACATTATCCTCTTGCTCACCATGGTATTTGCATCTTCCATTTTGAAAAGAATGTCCTGGACAAGTTTAAGAGTACAACACTTATCCCACTGATTGTTGAGGCTGCGTATGCGTACACCAAGGGAGATTTCCATTATTTGTTTGATGAAATTGAGGAGTCAGACCCTGAAGTAGCTGAGTATCTTCGTAAAGCGGACTTCAAGAAGTGGTCGCGAGCTTATTCTCTTGCCAATCGCTACAACATGATGACATCAAACTTGGCGGAATCAATTAACTCTTTGCTGAAAGAGAGTCGTGAGTATCCAATAGTTTGTCTTTTTGACACTATTAGGATGATCATGACGAGGTGGTTCACTGAACGTCGTGAGGAAGGAACTCGTCATATCCACCTCTCCACATTCAAAGTAGGGGGAAAGATGAAGGAGTTATATAATCTTAAGTCTCGCTGGCTTGAGGTTTCCAAAATCAATGACTTAGAGTATGAGATTAAAGGAGATACAGGAGATCAAGTGGTGAATTTTCAAAACAGGCATTGTTCATGCTTGGTGTTTGATGTCGAGAAGTTTCCTTGTGCTCATGCTATTGCCGCTGCAAAAGCTggaaataaacatgaaaatgaTTATGTCGATGATTTTTTCTCCAATGAAAGGTGCGTTCTCTCAGTcatgtttataaatgtttataaatgttATCGGATTTATAGTGTTTTATAAATACTATTCTTTAACacttgttttacattttttcctTCTTGGTTGTATCTTTGATCTAATTAGGTTTAAGCAAGTATATTCAGAAAGCATATATCCTGTTGGTGATAAAGCATATTGGGATATTCCCTTAGATGTAGCAAAATTTGTTTGTCGCCCTCCATCTACTCGCTTTCCTAGTGGcagaaggaagaaaaaaaagaattccaAGTTCGTGGGAGTATGGAAAATACCGTTCCAAATCCCAATCAACACCCAAAGGTTACAAATGCAGCAGATGTGGGCAGCAAGGACACAACAAGAGTACATGTGTTGAGCCAATTGGATAACAAGAGTCTTTTATCAAAACTTGTCttcatttgattattttatatgatgTTATAACAATTTGAATCTCATATCTTCTGAACCTTTTATTATTACTTTCATCATTTTATAGTATGCTTTACAGAATTTATAAGTGTTTCTAAAAGTTTTACGTTACTAAAAAATTGTGTGGTCATGTTAATcaactattttttataagattcttataaattttagaGTTGAAATTTATTGCAGAATTTATATGTTTCTAAGATACTTGATGTCATTGGCTCAGATAACCAATGTGAATATAGATCTAATAAGTTTCTTAGAAAAGGATTAAGTTCAAACCAGAATGATCAAAGTACAAACCAGTAGATGTTCTTTCAGCAAAGACATTAGAAAAGACAACACTATTTCAAAAGGGAACAAAAGATAGCACTAAAAACTGAACGAGCTTCATTTCTTCAAATTCACCATGGAATCTTTCCCAGCTTGTGTCTTTTGTTTTTCCGAGATGGAGGTGCCTGCAACAGCTctctttataaacaaaaaataagagaaatcaATAATGATTTTTTGAAGTAGCCAATGAAACTCAAAAGAACATTTTATATGACGTTATAAAGAGATTTATTTTACCTTTGTTCCTACTGGTCTTCCTGGTTTATTATTCTTTTCACCTTTCTCCGGCTTCTCGGCTTCATCATCTGCTTCCACTTGTTGTTTTTTCTCCTCATTTGTTTTGCcctattacaaaagaaaaaagctataaacaaaaacttcattgcaaaactattttataaGACGTTATAA is a genomic window containing:
- the LOC130495675 gene encoding uncharacterized protein LOC130495675; this encodes MIEVCSVCGEWKLINGIHWDFTIDVDRGCSFSMIHEDISYNDLIGVVLEDFGIDDNKNSVNLSYLSPSKLNFGTKELPPVFIRNDRQVTSYMNKLQENADIHLCVTIKRKAQISPLIISNMMQTRDEISSTHDSPIAGSSNAFERGKHTHLDSECNNIHRVDEVSGIEHTRIRYTPISPSSGVIGNKRGLHSMGPDVYGSEKSKLSSFSSRRGRESMREDSHSHSEILSPICFANQRDDDNDLFCGKFFKDKKEMSTKLKLHAVSQGFEFSTQYSDKQRYILKCVDEKCSWDFRAKSVKESQSFVVRHYVSKHTCDTSLRRVNHRQATAKMLGSMISNGYKGGKIGLKPKQIIDKARDDHGVVISYSKAWRCQEHAQDLARGTPDDSFEALPSWFHMFKEKNPGSVTFIEVDSVGKFKYAFLSFGPTIRGFKLMRKVLSIDGAHLKSKYKGTLLAATAQDGNFHLYPIAFAIVDSENEASWSWFMTCMKTIIPDEEDLVFISDRAASIEKALLQHYPLAHHGICIFHFEKNVLDKFKSTTLIPLIVEAAYAYTKGDFHYLFDEIEESDPEVAEYLRKADFKKWSRAYSLANRYNMMTSNLAESINSLLKESREYPIVCLFDTIRMIMTRWFTERREEGTRHIHLSTFKVGGKMKELYNLKSRWLEVSKINDLEYEIKGDTGDQVVNFQNRHCSCLVFDVEKFPCAHAIAAAKAGNKHENDYVDDFFSNERFKQVYSESIYPVGDKAYWDIPLDVAKFVCRPPSTRFPSGRRKKKKNSKFVGVWKIPFQIPINTQRLQMQQMWAARTQQEYMC